Below is a window of Nitrospinota bacterium DNA.
GGGTGCTGGGTACCGACAGTTATCTGCACCCCAGCTTCATCTCCATCGCCGGGAAATACGCCGAAGACGCTGTATTCCCCGGCGAATTCGCCCCTTCCATCAAGCGCCCGGATGTGAAAAATTTCGTGGAAACATACGACTCGGCGTTGGGGGGAATGCCGGACGCCGTAACGGCGCGCTACTACGACGCGATGATGTTGCTGCTCTCGCTCATTGAAAGCGGGAATGATTCCAAGAGCAAGGTGACCGCCGCGCTCGACGCATTGCCGTACTACAGCGGCGTCAGCGGCGGGGTATACGCCACCTCCGGCGGAGTCTTGGAGAAAATCCCCTCCATCTTCACAATCAAAAACGGCGCGGTGACGGAACTCCAGCCCCCCGCACCCCCGGTGAAACAACAACCATGACCATATACGAATTGCTGGACGAAGTTCTGCGGGAGGCTGTTCCGGTATGAGACGTGATGCCGACTGGCTGCTCGACATTCTTGAAGCCAGGGCAAACAGGTGAAAGAGACGCGGATTATCGGGCCGGAGGGGGAAGACCCGTCCGTCGAAAAAACGCTCCGCCCCCGCAAGCTGGACGAATATGTGGGGCAGGAAATGATAAAGGAAAACCTCCGCATCTTCGTGCAGGCGGCGAAGCAGCGCGGCGAAGCGCTGGATCACGTCCTCTTCTACGGCCCGCCGGGACTGGGCAAAACCACGCTGGCCCACATCATCGCGCAGGAACTCGGCGTGCAGATACGCGCCACCAGCGGCCCGGTCATCGAGCGCGCGGGCGACCTCGCCGCCATTCTCACAAATCTTTCCGAGGGGGAAATCCTGTTCATTGACGAAATACACCGCCTGAGTCCCGCCGTGGAAGAGATACTCTACCCGGCGATGGAGGACGGCAACATCGATCTCATGATCGGGCAAGGCCCTTCGGCCCGTTCGGTGAAGCTGGACATACCGCCGTTCACCTTGGTGGGGGCAACTACCCGCGCGGGGCTGCTCACCTCGCCGCTGCGCGACAGGTTCGGCATCATCCACCGGCTGGAGTTTTACACGGATGCCGAGCTGGCCGCCATCGTCCGGCGTTCATCGAACATCCTCAACGTGGCGATCACCGATGACGGCGCGGGGGAAATCGCCCGCCGCTCGCGCGGCACGCCGCGCATCGCCAACCGCCTGTTGCGGCGCGTGCGCGATTACGCGCAGGTGAAGGGGAACGGCAACATTGATTCAACGACGGCCGATGCGGCGCTCAAAATGATAGAGGTGGACGAGAAGGGATTCGACCGGATGGACCGGCTGCTCCTGTTGACCATCATCGAAAAATTCGGCGGCGGACCGGTGGGCCTCGATACGCTTGCCGCCGCCATCAACGAAGAAAAAGAGACCATTGAGGACGTGCTGGAGCCGTACCTGCTGCAGAACGGCTACATCCAGCGGACGCCGCGCGGCCGGGTGGCCAGCGCCGCCGCCTACCGGCATTTTTCCCTCACGCCCCCATCCGGCCAGGAAGCCCTTTTTTAACCCGCAGGGGCGGGTTTTGTACGGGCGGGTTTGAAACCCGCCCCTACCGCAGCAGGGCCAGAATGGTGGAACCGGCTTGCACCTTGTCCCCCACTTTCACCTTGATTTCGGCGCTGGAGGGAACGGTAACGTCCATCCGGCTGCCGAAGCGCATGAGGCCGTAGCGTTCCCCTTTCACCGCATCCTGTCCCAACCGGGCATGGCAAACGATGCGGCGGGCGATAAGCCCAACGATCTGTTTCACCCCCACCCGGCCATACGGCGAATCGATCACCAATACCACCTGCGCGTTATCCTCGGAAGCGAGATGGTTGAACGCGGCGAGAAATTTCCCTTCGCGGGCTTCCCGCTTGATTATCTTGCCCGAAACCGGGAAGCGGTTGACATGCACGTTGAACACCGAAAGGAAGATGGAAACGCGGGTGCGCTTCTCCCCCGTTTCGGGATCGAACCAGTCGGTGTCGATCTTATGCAGCAGGCCGTCGGCCGGCGAGACCACCGCATTCGGCTCCGCCGGTATCACCCGCTCCGGGTCGCGGAAGAAAAAGAGAATGAACGCCGCCATTATCAAGGCGGCGCTTCCCATGACAGGCATTCTC
It encodes the following:
- the ruvB gene encoding Holliday junction branch migration DNA helicase RuvB, producing the protein MKETRIIGPEGEDPSVEKTLRPRKLDEYVGQEMIKENLRIFVQAAKQRGEALDHVLFYGPPGLGKTTLAHIIAQELGVQIRATSGPVIERAGDLAAILTNLSEGEILFIDEIHRLSPAVEEILYPAMEDGNIDLMIGQGPSARSVKLDIPPFTLVGATTRAGLLTSPLRDRFGIIHRLEFYTDAELAAIVRRSSNILNVAITDDGAGEIARRSRGTPRIANRLLRRVRDYAQVKGNGNIDSTTADAALKMIEVDEKGFDRMDRLLLLTIIEKFGGGPVGLDTLAAAINEEKETIEDVLEPYLLQNGYIQRTPRGRVASAAAYRHFSLTPPSGQEALF
- a CDS encoding phosphatidylserine decarboxylase, which codes for MKIASDAWMFFIPVAGIAVGFFLGRMPVMGSAALIMAAFILFFFRDPERVIPAEPNAVVSPADGLLHKIDTDWFDPETGEKRTRVSIFLSVFNVHVNRFPVSGKIIKREAREGKFLAAFNHLASEDNAQVVLVIDSPYGRVGVKQIVGLIARRIVCHARLGQDAVKGERYGLMRFGSRMDVTVPSSAEIKVKVGDKVQAGSTILALLR